The Xanthomonas sp. DAR 34887 genome has a segment encoding these proteins:
- a CDS encoding energy transducer TonB family protein, whose translation MSAAAATPAPRIGERDRLGATLVLSLIVHGLLILGVGFAIDDDAPLVPTLDVIFSQTSTPLTPKQADFLAQANQQGGGDHDKAQRPRDSQPGIVPQQHDGLAPQALRARTAAAAPEPTPRVVSSARGEQPQPAPQTKPRTDAPTQPVDALREQRDAEMARLAAEVHLRSEQYAKRPNRKFVSASTREYAYANYLRAWVDRAERVGNLNYPDEARRQRLGGQVVISVGVRRDGSVESSRILRSSGVPMLDAAALRVVQLAQPFPPLPHTEDNIDILQVTRTWVFLPGGTLRDDR comes from the coding sequence ATGAGCGCGGCCGCCGCGACGCCCGCGCCGCGCATCGGCGAGCGCGACAGGCTCGGCGCCACCCTGGTGCTGTCGCTGATCGTGCACGGCCTGCTGATCCTGGGCGTGGGCTTCGCGATCGACGACGACGCCCCGCTGGTGCCGACCCTGGACGTGATCTTCAGCCAGACCAGCACGCCGCTGACCCCGAAGCAGGCCGATTTCCTGGCCCAGGCCAACCAGCAAGGCGGCGGCGACCACGACAAGGCGCAGCGCCCGCGCGACAGCCAGCCCGGCATCGTGCCGCAGCAGCACGACGGCCTGGCGCCGCAGGCGCTGCGCGCACGGACCGCGGCGGCGGCACCGGAGCCGACCCCGCGCGTGGTCAGCAGCGCGCGCGGCGAACAGCCGCAGCCGGCGCCCCAGACCAAGCCGCGCACCGACGCGCCGACCCAGCCGGTAGATGCGCTGCGCGAGCAACGCGATGCGGAGATGGCGCGCCTGGCCGCCGAAGTGCACCTGCGTTCGGAGCAGTACGCCAAGCGCCCGAACCGCAAGTTCGTCTCCGCCAGCACCCGCGAGTACGCCTACGCCAATTACCTGCGCGCCTGGGTCGACCGCGCCGAGCGCGTCGGCAACCTCAACTACCCGGACGAGGCGCGCCGGCAGCGGCTGGGCGGCCAGGTGGTGATCAGCGTCGGCGTACGCCGCGACGGCAGCGTCGAAAGCAGCCGCATCCTGCGTTCCAGCGGCGTGCCGATGCTCGACGCGGCGGCGCTGCGGGTGGTGCAGCTGGCACAACCGTTCCCGCCGCTGCCGCATACCGAAGACAACATCGACATCCTGCAGGTGACCCGCACCTGGGTGTTCCTGCCCGGCGGCACGCTGCGCGACGACCGCTGA
- the gshB gene encoding glutathione synthase, whose protein sequence is MSFDVIVVMDPIASIKIAKDTTFAMLLEAQRRGHRLHYVRPGGLSLREGRALAQAAPLQVRDDKTGWFELGAFAELAFGTGQVVLMRKDPPFDSEFLYDTHVLSVAQRAGAQVINDPQGLRDFNEKLAAQLFPQCCPPTLVSRDAAALKAFVLEHGQAVLKPLDGMGGRSIFRSGTGDPNLNVILETLTDGGRTLALAQRFIPDISAGDKRILLVDGVPVDYCLARIPQGDEFRGNLAAGGRGEGRPLSERDRWIAAQVGPEMKRRGMRFVGLDVIGDFLTEVNVTSPTCVRELDAQFGLNIAGLLFDAIEAYPAR, encoded by the coding sequence ATGTCGTTCGATGTCATCGTGGTGATGGATCCCATCGCCAGCATCAAGATTGCCAAAGACACTACCTTCGCGATGTTGCTGGAAGCGCAGCGCCGCGGACATCGCCTGCACTACGTGCGCCCCGGCGGGCTGTCGCTGCGCGAAGGCCGCGCGCTGGCCCAGGCGGCGCCGCTGCAGGTCCGCGACGACAAGACGGGCTGGTTCGAACTGGGCGCGTTCGCCGAACTGGCGTTCGGTACCGGGCAGGTGGTGCTGATGCGCAAGGACCCGCCGTTCGATTCGGAATTCCTGTACGACACCCACGTGCTGAGCGTGGCCCAGCGCGCCGGCGCGCAGGTGATCAACGACCCGCAGGGCCTGCGCGACTTCAACGAGAAGCTGGCCGCGCAGCTGTTCCCGCAATGCTGCCCGCCGACCCTGGTCAGCCGCGACGCGGCCGCGCTGAAGGCGTTCGTGCTCGAGCACGGCCAGGCGGTGCTCAAACCGCTGGACGGCATGGGCGGGCGCTCGATCTTCCGCAGCGGCACCGGCGACCCCAACCTCAACGTGATCCTGGAGACGCTGACCGACGGCGGCCGCACCCTGGCCCTGGCGCAGCGGTTCATTCCCGACATCAGCGCCGGCGACAAGCGCATCCTGCTGGTGGATGGAGTGCCGGTGGACTACTGCCTGGCGCGGATCCCGCAGGGCGACGAATTCCGCGGCAACCTGGCCGCCGGCGGCCGCGGCGAAGGCCGCCCGCTGAGCGAGCGCGACCGCTGGATCGCCGCCCAGGTCGGCCCGGAGATGAAGCGGCGCGGCATGCGCTTCGTCGGCCTGGACGTGATCGGCGACTTCCTGACCGAGGTCAACGTCACCAGCCCGACCTGCGTGCGCGAACTGGACGCGCAGTTCGGGCTGAACATCGCCGGACTGCTGTTCGACGCGATCGAGGCCTACCCGGCGCGATGA
- the pilG gene encoding twitching motility response regulator PilG, translated as MSENTTAGGELAGLRVMVIDDSKTIRRTAETLLKREGCEVVTATDGFEALAKIADQQPQIIFVDIMMPRLDGYQTCALIKGNQLFKATPVIMLSSKDGLFDKARGRIVGSEQYLTKPFTREELLGAIRTYVNA; from the coding sequence ATGAGTGAAAACACGACTGCGGGTGGGGAACTCGCAGGACTGAGGGTCATGGTGATCGATGACTCGAAGACGATCCGTCGTACTGCCGAAACGCTGCTGAAGCGCGAGGGGTGTGAGGTGGTCACCGCCACCGACGGCTTCGAGGCCTTGGCCAAGATCGCCGATCAGCAACCGCAGATCATCTTCGTGGACATCATGATGCCGCGGCTGGACGGCTATCAGACCTGCGCGCTGATCAAGGGCAACCAGCTGTTCAAGGCGACGCCGGTGATCATGCTGTCCTCCAAGGACGGCCTGTTCGACAAGGCGCGCGGGCGCATCGTCGGTTCCGAGCAGTACCTCACCAAACCCTTCACACGCGAAGAACTGCTGGGCGCGATCCGTACATACGTCAACGCCTGA
- a CDS encoding response regulator yields the protein MARILLIEDSPTDRAVFTQWLEKAGHEVLATDNAEDGLKIVREQAPRLVLMDVVLPGMSGFQATRALSRDEATRHIPVLIISTKSMETDKVWGMRQGATDYIVKPPREDELIARINQLVG from the coding sequence ATGGCTCGAATCTTGTTGATCGAGGACTCACCGACCGACCGGGCGGTGTTTACGCAGTGGCTGGAAAAAGCCGGGCACGAGGTGCTCGCCACCGACAACGCCGAGGACGGGCTGAAGATCGTCCGCGAGCAGGCGCCGCGCCTGGTGCTGATGGACGTGGTGCTGCCGGGGATGAGCGGCTTCCAGGCCACCCGCGCGCTGTCGCGCGACGAAGCCACCCGGCACATCCCGGTGCTGATCATCAGCACCAAGAGCATGGAGACCGACAAGGTCTGGGGCATGCGCCAGGGCGCCACCGACTACATCGTCAAGCCGCCGCGCGAAGACGAACTGATCGCCCGCATCAACCAGCTGGTCGGCTGA
- a CDS encoding chemotaxis protein CheW: MRSPFDILEAYERRSLAHAVQMPEREFDEDIWRGVGFRVGNRHLVSDFREVVEIVRMPPITPVPGAQPWLLGVGNLRGNLFPVVDLKQFMEGQRTSLLEGQRVLIMRQSGGDVALTIDELFGQRSFVESQAVEPGDLAQGRYAHFVDRAFRGDTHDWGVFSLSLLSRTPEFRQAAA, encoded by the coding sequence GTGCGGTCGCCTTTCGACATTCTCGAGGCCTACGAGCGGCGCAGCCTGGCGCATGCGGTGCAGATGCCCGAGCGCGAATTCGACGAGGACATCTGGCGCGGGGTCGGCTTCCGCGTCGGCAACCGCCATCTGGTGTCCGATTTCCGCGAAGTGGTGGAAATCGTGCGCATGCCGCCGATCACCCCGGTGCCGGGCGCGCAGCCGTGGCTGCTGGGCGTGGGCAACCTGCGCGGCAACCTGTTCCCGGTGGTCGATTTGAAGCAGTTCATGGAAGGCCAGCGCACCTCGCTGCTGGAAGGCCAGCGCGTGCTGATCATGCGCCAGAGCGGCGGCGACGTGGCGTTGACCATCGACGAACTGTTCGGCCAGCGCAGCTTCGTCGAGTCGCAGGCGGTGGAGCCCGGCGACCTGGCGCAGGGCCGCTACGCGCACTTCGTCGACCGCGCGTTCCGCGGCGACACCCACGACTGGGGCGTGTTCTCGCTGTCGCTGCTGTCGCGTACACCCGAATTCCGTCAAGCCGCCGCCTGA
- a CDS encoding methyl-accepting chemotaxis protein, producing the protein MSTAPDAPKASKLGSVGTSFWLGLLALSLIVFGANTGVATWQGNRLAGASTGAADLQVLSQQLANQGRDAVSGNAATYKQFKQTKARVESTVAALNARYANETGIAGPLEQLNRTWTPLGKNAQQVVDSEPAVLALAGNAERFVGGVPQLQAQLNEVVRAMTVGGAPAAQIYNTLQQVVVAGTMARRVTEMRAGGSGAASAGDALARDSVVFGQMLEGLRNGNEELGIAPVRNAAALAALEQSQAQWAEMKKDLDALLASSRSLFAAQSSAAALTAGSDKMLDDSKKLFDAFSAFGSTRDTRLFPNFWLGVVSGLLALLSIIGFVWTSVRSRTRDQEIRYQTQVEYNSRNQQAIMRLLDEISSLGEGDLTVKASVTEDMTGAIADAINYAVDELRHLVTTINDTSAKVAISTEETQATALQLAEAAGHQAEQIGSASERINEIASSIEQVSRNSSESAEVAQRSVVIAAEGAGVVRETIQGMDQIRDQIQETSKRIKRLGESTQEIGSIVELINDISEQTNILALNAAVQAASAGEAGRGFALVADEVQRLAERTSGATRRIEGLVQTIQADTNEAVSSMEQTTSEVVSGARLAEDAGTALTEIERVSNALNNLIKNISIAAHQQSAAATDITQTMDVIRRITGQTSQGAGQTAESIGRLAQLAADLRRSVADFKLPA; encoded by the coding sequence ATGAGTACTGCACCGGACGCCCCCAAGGCCAGCAAGCTTGGCAGCGTGGGGACGAGTTTCTGGCTGGGCCTGTTGGCGCTGTCGCTGATCGTGTTCGGCGCCAATACCGGCGTGGCCACCTGGCAGGGCAACCGCCTGGCCGGCGCCAGCACCGGCGCGGCCGACCTGCAGGTGCTGTCGCAGCAGCTGGCCAACCAGGGCCGCGACGCGGTCTCCGGCAACGCGGCCACCTACAAGCAATTCAAGCAGACCAAGGCGCGGGTGGAGAGCACCGTCGCCGCGCTCAACGCGCGCTATGCCAACGAGACCGGCATCGCCGGCCCGCTGGAACAGCTCAACCGCACCTGGACCCCGCTGGGCAAGAACGCGCAGCAGGTGGTGGACAGCGAGCCGGCGGTGCTGGCGCTGGCCGGCAACGCCGAGCGCTTCGTCGGCGGCGTGCCGCAGCTGCAGGCGCAGTTGAACGAGGTGGTGCGCGCGATGACCGTCGGCGGCGCCCCCGCCGCGCAGATCTACAACACCCTGCAGCAGGTGGTGGTGGCCGGCACCATGGCCCGCCGCGTCACCGAGATGCGGGCGGGCGGCAGCGGCGCGGCCAGCGCCGGCGATGCGCTGGCGCGCGACTCGGTGGTGTTCGGGCAGATGCTCGAAGGCCTGCGCAACGGCAACGAGGAACTGGGCATCGCGCCGGTGCGCAACGCCGCCGCGCTGGCCGCGCTGGAGCAGTCGCAGGCGCAGTGGGCGGAAATGAAGAAGGACCTGGACGCGCTGCTGGCCAGCTCGCGCAGCCTGTTCGCCGCGCAATCCTCGGCCGCGGCGCTGACCGCCGGCTCGGACAAGATGCTCGACGACAGCAAGAAACTGTTCGATGCGTTCTCCGCGTTCGGCTCCACCCGCGACACCCGCCTGTTTCCGAACTTCTGGCTGGGCGTGGTGTCCGGCCTGCTGGCGCTGCTGTCGATCATCGGCTTCGTCTGGACCTCGGTGCGCAGCCGCACCCGCGACCAGGAAATCCGCTACCAGACCCAGGTCGAATACAACAGCCGCAACCAGCAGGCGATCATGCGCCTGCTCGACGAAATCAGTTCGCTCGGCGAAGGCGACCTGACCGTCAAGGCCTCGGTCACCGAGGACATGACCGGCGCCATCGCCGACGCGATCAACTACGCCGTGGACGAACTGCGCCACCTGGTCACCACGATCAACGACACCTCGGCCAAGGTCGCCATCTCCACCGAGGAAACCCAGGCCACCGCGCTGCAGCTGGCCGAGGCCGCCGGCCACCAGGCCGAGCAGATCGGTTCGGCGTCCGAGCGCATCAACGAAATCGCCTCCAGCATCGAACAGGTCTCGCGCAACTCCAGCGAGTCGGCCGAAGTGGCGCAGCGCTCGGTGGTGATCGCCGCCGAGGGCGCCGGCGTGGTCCGCGAGACCATCCAGGGCATGGACCAGATCCGCGACCAGATCCAGGAAACCTCCAAGCGCATCAAGCGCCTGGGCGAATCGACCCAGGAGATCGGCTCGATCGTCGAACTGATCAACGACATTTCCGAGCAGACCAACATCCTGGCGCTCAACGCCGCGGTGCAGGCCGCCTCGGCGGGCGAGGCCGGCCGCGGCTTCGCGCTGGTCGCCGACGAAGTGCAGCGCCTGGCCGAACGCACCTCCGGCGCCACGCGCCGGATCGAAGGCCTGGTGCAGACCATTCAGGCCGATACCAACGAAGCGGTCAGCTCGATGGAGCAGACCACCTCCGAAGTGGTGTCCGGCGCGCGCCTGGCCGAGGACGCCGGCACCGCGCTGACCGAGATCGAGCGCGTCTCCAACGCGCTCAACAACCTCATCAAGAACATCTCCATCGCCGCGCACCAGCAGTCCGCCGCGGCGACCGACATCACCCAGACGATGGACGTGATCCGCCGCATCACCGGACAGACCTCGCAGGGTGCCGGCCAGACCGCCGAATCGATCGGACGGCTGGCGCAGCTGGCGGCGGATCTGCGGCGCTCGGTCGCCGACTTCAAGCTGCCGGCGTGA